The Candidatus Mycolicibacterium alkanivorans genome contains a region encoding:
- a CDS encoding glycosyltransferase family 4 protein, with translation MHPLRIAAFGFRSYPPSAGSAGADKFAMELLPRLAARGHKVTAYSRRYPGVEVADPHYTQGVDVITFRTTSRSGFDTILHSAKVTWDIIRHNRADVVHIQNGGNSIFGAVLRLFGKKTFVSQDGLDWQRDKWSWYAKVFLWLSSLLTAHVHNAVIFDNIYAREAFETRFKKKYDFIPFGADVKYDEDAERVLQRLGLERGDYFLFVGRFIPDKGLHWLLPAFEALDTDKKLVLVGGSPNGSAYEEQLRETEDPRVVFAGFLYGSEVHALMRNSYAYVQPSAIEGLSPVILEAAYVGAPIVCSDIPQNHYGIAGCGTYFGMGDVVDLTAKLKWTLDAPADLAQRAADGSRHVAKNFSWDTVVDKHVEVFGR, from the coding sequence ATGCATCCGCTGCGCATCGCTGCGTTCGGCTTCCGCAGCTATCCGCCCAGCGCGGGTAGCGCGGGCGCCGACAAGTTCGCGATGGAGTTACTGCCTCGCCTGGCCGCTCGTGGGCACAAGGTGACCGCCTATAGCCGTCGCTATCCCGGCGTGGAGGTCGCTGACCCCCATTACACCCAGGGCGTCGACGTGATCACCTTCCGCACGACGAGTCGCAGTGGCTTCGACACCATCCTGCACTCGGCGAAGGTCACCTGGGACATCATCAGGCACAACCGGGCCGACGTGGTGCACATTCAGAACGGTGGCAACAGCATCTTCGGGGCGGTGTTGCGACTCTTCGGGAAGAAGACGTTCGTGAGCCAGGACGGTCTCGACTGGCAGCGAGACAAGTGGTCTTGGTACGCGAAGGTCTTCCTGTGGTTGTCCTCGCTGCTGACCGCCCATGTCCACAATGCGGTGATCTTCGACAACATCTACGCGCGTGAGGCTTTCGAGACACGGTTCAAGAAGAAGTACGACTTCATCCCTTTTGGCGCCGACGTCAAGTACGACGAAGACGCCGAGAGGGTGCTCCAACGGCTAGGTCTCGAACGAGGAGATTACTTCCTCTTCGTGGGGCGTTTCATTCCCGACAAGGGCCTGCACTGGCTCCTGCCTGCGTTCGAAGCACTCGACACCGACAAGAAGCTGGTGCTCGTCGGTGGATCGCCGAACGGGTCGGCCTACGAGGAGCAGCTCAGGGAGACCGAAGATCCGCGAGTCGTCTTCGCCGGATTCCTCTACGGCTCAGAGGTGCATGCCCTGATGCGCAACTCGTATGCCTACGTGCAGCCATCTGCCATCGAAGGGCTCTCCCCGGTGATTCTAGAGGCCGCTTACGTCGGTGCGCCCATCGTGTGCAGTGACATTCCCCAAAATCACTATGGAATCGCCGGATGCGGAACCTATTTCGGCATGGGTGACGTCGTCGACCTGACGGCGAAGTTGAAGTGGACCTTGGATGCTCCCGCAGATCTGGCGCAACGTGCCGCCGATGGTTCGCGCCACGTGGCCAAGAACTTCAGCTGGGACACCGTGGTCGACAAGCACGTTGAAGTCTTTGGTCGGTGA
- a CDS encoding SDR family oxidoreductase: MAGSGGMLGEAMHRVLSERHELKCTDIDLNVPWLDPCDFRDFEAYKTSVEEFRPDMLLHLGANTNLEYCEQNPDDAYRTNTLSVEHAATLANAHGIPLVYISTAGIFDGEKQLYDDWDAPAPLGVYARSKHLGEILVQRRVDKHFICRAGWMMGGGPGKDKKFISKLMNQLAAGATVLNVVDDKLGTPTYTVDFARNLETLVGTEFYGLYNMVCGGETGRFEVAQELVDILGLEDQVEVRAVGSDFFAKDYFAPRPPCERLVNNKLNLRGLNQMRDWRIALRDYITDYYAEFAEDFAPAFQLRLKVS; this comes from the coding sequence GTGGCCGGCAGCGGCGGAATGCTTGGAGAAGCGATGCATCGCGTTCTCTCGGAGCGCCACGAGCTCAAGTGCACGGACATCGATCTGAATGTGCCGTGGCTCGATCCGTGTGACTTCCGGGACTTCGAGGCATACAAGACTTCCGTGGAGGAGTTCAGGCCGGACATGCTGTTGCACTTGGGCGCCAACACCAATCTCGAATATTGCGAACAGAATCCAGACGACGCCTATCGGACCAACACGCTGTCGGTAGAGCATGCGGCGACGTTGGCCAACGCTCACGGCATCCCGCTGGTGTACATCTCGACGGCGGGCATCTTCGACGGCGAGAAGCAGTTGTACGATGATTGGGATGCGCCGGCACCGCTCGGGGTCTACGCCCGCAGCAAGCATCTTGGCGAGATCCTGGTCCAACGGCGGGTGGACAAACACTTCATCTGCCGCGCCGGTTGGATGATGGGTGGCGGGCCCGGTAAGGACAAGAAGTTCATCTCGAAGCTGATGAACCAGCTCGCGGCCGGTGCCACGGTCCTCAACGTGGTCGATGACAAGCTCGGGACACCCACCTACACAGTGGATTTCGCTCGCAATCTCGAGACCTTGGTCGGCACGGAGTTCTACGGCTTGTACAACATGGTGTGCGGTGGTGAGACGGGACGCTTCGAGGTCGCGCAAGAACTCGTCGACATTCTTGGCCTCGAAGACCAAGTCGAGGTCAGGGCCGTGGGTTCGGACTTCTTCGCCAAGGATTACTTCGCGCCGCGGCCGCCGTGTGAACGACTGGTCAACAACAAGCTCAACCTGCGCGGTCTCAACCAGATGCGCGATTGGCGAATCGCGCTGCGCGACTACATCACCGATTACTACGCCGAATTCGCGGAAGACTTCGCACCGGCATTCCAGCTGCGGCTCAAGGTGAGTTGA
- a CDS encoding glycosyltransferase family 4 protein, which yields MPSLLSINNYHYRRGGSDGVYLDHAALMEGLGWRNGFFSMHHPENLPTPWSRYFIDELEFGQAYSLTQKLSMATKSVYSFEAQRKLRSLLRDFEPDVAHLHGIYHHHSPSILPVLTGAGIPVVMTAHDLKIACPNYKMFNRTGVCERCRDGSVLNVIRNRCVRDSLTASVIVAAESGLQRSMQTYRKHVTKVVVPSRFYLEMFVEWGWPREQFTYVPNYVDASRFTPSFEPGDYFLYFGRLAPEKGIATLMRAARLAGVKLKIAGSGPMEAELQALQGELHGDTQFLGFQTGEALHALVRGARAVVLPSEWYENAPLSALESFALGKPLIGARIGGIAETIDESENGWTFASKDIAGLTQLLSMVQTMPDSRVAQAGRAARALVEQRFNPEGYANAMLALYSSLGVKTSSTGLASQERDK from the coding sequence ATGCCTTCATTGCTCAGCATCAACAACTACCACTATCGCCGGGGCGGCTCTGACGGGGTCTATCTGGACCACGCCGCGCTCATGGAGGGCCTGGGCTGGCGAAATGGCTTCTTCTCGATGCACCACCCCGAGAATCTTCCGACCCCGTGGAGTCGCTACTTCATCGATGAGCTGGAGTTCGGCCAGGCCTACTCGTTGACTCAAAAGCTCTCGATGGCCACGAAGTCGGTGTATTCCTTCGAGGCGCAACGAAAGCTGCGCAGTCTGCTGCGCGACTTCGAACCTGACGTCGCGCACTTGCACGGCATCTACCACCACCATTCACCGTCGATCCTGCCGGTGCTGACCGGGGCAGGCATACCGGTCGTGATGACCGCGCACGACCTCAAGATCGCTTGCCCCAATTACAAGATGTTCAACCGCACCGGGGTGTGCGAGCGCTGCCGGGATGGCTCGGTGCTGAACGTGATTCGCAATCGCTGCGTCCGAGATTCGCTGACGGCCAGCGTGATCGTGGCGGCGGAGAGCGGCTTGCAACGCTCGATGCAGACCTACCGCAAGCATGTGACCAAGGTCGTGGTGCCGAGCCGGTTCTACCTCGAGATGTTCGTCGAATGGGGCTGGCCGCGCGAGCAGTTCACCTACGTCCCGAATTACGTTGACGCGTCTCGCTTCACGCCGAGTTTCGAGCCGGGGGACTATTTCCTCTACTTCGGTCGACTCGCGCCGGAGAAGGGCATCGCAACCTTGATGCGGGCAGCCAGGCTGGCCGGCGTGAAGCTGAAGATCGCCGGCTCCGGACCGATGGAAGCCGAGTTGCAGGCTCTCCAGGGCGAATTACACGGCGACACCCAGTTTCTCGGGTTCCAAACCGGCGAGGCTCTGCATGCTCTGGTCCGTGGGGCGCGCGCAGTCGTGTTGCCGTCGGAATGGTATGAGAACGCGCCGTTGAGTGCGCTCGAGAGTTTTGCGCTCGGAAAGCCGTTGATCGGTGCCCGTATCGGAGGCATCGCGGAAACCATCGACGAGTCGGAAAACGGCTGGACCTTCGCCAGCAAGGACATTGCGGGCCTAACGCAGTTGCTCAGCATGGTTCAGACGATGCCGGACTCCCGAGTCGCGCAGGCGGGGCGGGCGGCGCGCGCGCTCGTCGAACAGCGTTTCAACCCAGAGGGCTATGCGAACGCGATGCTCGCCCTGTATTCGAGCCTTGGTGTCAAGACGTCATCAACGGGATTGGCCAGTCAAGAGAGGGACAAATGA
- a CDS encoding polysaccharide biosynthesis C-terminal domain-containing protein, whose product MASYGLNLLATPYVVSQLGLQAFGIWAMTGAMAQYAALLDMGAARAALRFVALFHARGETEKDRAAVGICVTLALGLGTVLGLIAFFGADLAQTVLHTGDSALTRFLLLCSVCILTCGLVARVLAAASFGRGRQLPPNVGLALLGASQLVGGVIALAVEGTLRSFAVGTASGAVVGLCVVAIVIYRDEGRITIGRPRIDLAKEIVVFGVHSQVAGAADVVLYQSGKLIAGIVIGPAAAGAYELGIRLIQGVQAFGGAVSVAINTHLTRAYATAGMDGIREQFSRLTRRNAAVAIFLPFLLGATAVSAVPLWLGGGHTSAVIVASALAFGISVNVAAGVCAATLYAIGRPDLAGLEGVVYAVVSVVLAVPCAIFFGFNGLVAAYACWIPLGNLFGVWFLQSRVGISLKTFARAVAGPFGLALLATAVALPINLVAAPDSRADAIAPFLASSVVFCVVYIALGTKLDYLPRLPVQAFVMRIRGNAPSAEISMPASEIGLASNLVADAPRHEAGR is encoded by the coding sequence TTGGCCAGCTACGGCCTGAATCTGCTTGCGACGCCCTACGTCGTCAGCCAGCTCGGGCTACAAGCCTTCGGTATCTGGGCGATGACGGGTGCGATGGCGCAGTATGCAGCCCTGCTGGACATGGGGGCGGCTCGAGCGGCGCTGCGTTTCGTGGCCCTGTTTCACGCCCGCGGAGAGACCGAGAAGGATCGTGCGGCCGTCGGCATCTGCGTCACGCTCGCACTGGGGCTCGGCACGGTGCTGGGTCTCATCGCCTTCTTCGGCGCGGATCTCGCCCAAACCGTCTTGCACACCGGTGATTCGGCATTGACCCGCTTCCTCCTGCTGTGCTCGGTGTGCATCCTCACGTGCGGTCTGGTGGCGCGAGTACTGGCTGCCGCGTCGTTCGGACGAGGTCGGCAGCTTCCGCCGAACGTCGGACTGGCCCTACTGGGGGCCTCGCAGCTGGTGGGTGGCGTCATCGCGCTCGCCGTCGAGGGCACGCTGCGTAGTTTTGCGGTCGGAACCGCTTCTGGAGCAGTCGTTGGACTGTGCGTGGTCGCCATCGTGATCTACCGCGATGAAGGTCGAATCACCATCGGCCGACCGAGGATTGACCTCGCCAAGGAGATCGTGGTCTTTGGTGTGCACAGCCAGGTGGCCGGTGCCGCGGACGTCGTGCTGTACCAATCCGGCAAGCTGATCGCCGGCATCGTGATCGGGCCTGCGGCCGCCGGTGCCTACGAACTCGGAATCCGTCTGATACAGGGTGTTCAGGCCTTTGGCGGCGCCGTCTCCGTCGCCATCAACACGCATCTCACCAGAGCGTACGCAACGGCGGGGATGGACGGCATCCGCGAACAGTTCTCGCGGCTCACTCGTCGAAACGCGGCAGTCGCGATATTCCTGCCCTTCCTTCTCGGTGCGACGGCCGTATCTGCCGTGCCGTTGTGGCTCGGCGGAGGCCACACGTCGGCGGTAATCGTCGCCAGCGCTCTCGCGTTCGGCATCTCGGTGAACGTGGCCGCCGGTGTCTGTGCCGCCACCTTGTATGCCATCGGACGACCCGACCTCGCGGGGTTGGAGGGTGTGGTCTATGCCGTCGTCTCCGTCGTCCTAGCCGTTCCGTGCGCCATCTTCTTCGGGTTCAACGGCCTCGTCGCCGCCTACGCCTGCTGGATCCCCCTCGGCAACCTGTTCGGAGTGTGGTTCCTGCAATCGCGGGTCGGTATCTCGCTGAAGACCTTCGCCCGCGCCGTTGCTGGACCATTCGGGCTAGCGCTCCTCGCCACTGCGGTGGCGTTACCGATCAACCTGGTGGCGGCACCCGACTCGCGTGCTGACGCAATCGCGCCGTTCCTGGCCTCCAGCGTGGTCTTCTGCGTCGTCTACATCGCCCTCGGGACGAAGCTCGACTATCTGCCGCGCCTCCCCGTCCAAGCGTTCGTGATGCGAATCCGGGGCAACGCGCCGAGCGCCGAAATCTCAATGCCCGCCAGCGAGATCGGGCTGGCATCGAACCTGGTCGCCGACGCCCCGCGCCATGAAGCCGGTCGGTGA
- the rfbA gene encoding glucose-1-phosphate thymidylyltransferase RfbA, translating into MRGIILAGGTGSRLHPITVGTSKQLLPVYDKPMIYYPLSTLILAGIRDILVITTPGDATAFRRLLGDGSQFGISITYAVQSVPDGLARAFTIGRDHIGTENVALALGDNIFHGAGLGTQLDRFSHFSGGTIFAYRVADPTAYGVVEFDEQGRAVSLEEKPKRPKSQFAVPGLYFYDNNVVDIAASIKPSDRGEYEITDVNRAYLDDGLLSVEVLPRGTAWLDTGTFDSLLDAGAYVRTIEQRQGLKVGVPEESAWRRGFITDDELRERGELLFKSGYGAYFLALLDEIPEPS; encoded by the coding sequence ATGCGCGGAATCATTCTGGCCGGGGGGACCGGCTCACGACTGCACCCGATCACCGTCGGAACGAGCAAACAGCTGTTGCCGGTCTACGACAAGCCGATGATCTACTACCCGCTGTCGACGCTGATCCTCGCCGGCATTCGCGACATCCTCGTCATCACCACTCCGGGTGATGCGACGGCCTTCCGCCGACTGTTGGGGGACGGCTCCCAGTTCGGCATCTCGATCACGTACGCCGTGCAGTCGGTACCCGACGGATTAGCGCGGGCCTTCACCATCGGTCGAGACCACATTGGGACTGAGAACGTAGCACTGGCGCTGGGCGACAACATCTTCCACGGCGCGGGCTTGGGAACACAGCTCGACCGATTCAGCCACTTCAGCGGCGGAACGATCTTCGCCTACCGGGTGGCAGATCCCACGGCATACGGCGTCGTCGAGTTCGATGAGCAAGGCCGTGCCGTGTCCCTCGAAGAAAAGCCCAAGCGGCCCAAGTCCCAATTTGCGGTTCCTGGTCTGTACTTCTACGACAACAATGTGGTCGACATTGCCGCCTCCATCAAACCGTCCGATCGCGGCGAGTATGAGATCACCGACGTGAACCGGGCATACCTGGACGACGGATTGTTGTCGGTCGAGGTGTTGCCGCGCGGCACTGCGTGGCTCGACACGGGGACGTTCGATTCACTGCTCGATGCCGGCGCCTATGTCCGGACCATCGAACAACGGCAGGGCTTGAAGGTCGGCGTGCCGGAAGAGTCGGCGTGGCGGCGCGGCTTCATCACTGACGACGAGCTGCGAGAGCGCGGCGAACTACTCTTCAAGTCGGGGTATGGGGCTTATTTTCTCGCGCTTCTCGACGAGATCCCGGAGCCCAGCTAG
- a CDS encoding transposase family protein: MFTYPASCDVPEETLLQVTALLHAHRREIGTRAGRRAGTVRTQAKLVLRWFRDDAPIRLLAFEPALAISTCYRYLHEAIDVIAEQAPDLHDVLDRAKGQGWSHLTLDGTLIEIDRVNERTDEGHHLWYSGKHKTQGGNVQILADPGGFPVWSSEVEPGSMHDITAARAHCLGALYKAAADGLPTLTDKGYRRAGIGVHSPIKGRHLDVANRSYNTLLTAIRAIGERANAELKQRWRCLRRIRLCPTRIGQG; the protein is encoded by the coding sequence GTGTTCACCTACCCTGCCAGTTGCGACGTCCCCGAGGAAACCCTGCTTCAGGTGACCGCGCTGCTGCACGCGCACCGGCGCGAGATCGGCACCCGCGCCGGGCGACGCGCGGGCACGGTGCGCACGCAGGCCAAACTGGTGCTGCGCTGGTTCCGCGACGACGCCCCGATCCGGCTGCTGGCCTTCGAGCCCGCGCTGGCGATCTCCACCTGCTACCGGTACCTGCACGAGGCGATCGACGTGATCGCCGAACAGGCACCCGACCTGCACGACGTGCTCGACCGGGCAAAGGGGCAGGGCTGGTCGCATCTGACGCTGGACGGGACGCTGATCGAGATCGACCGGGTCAACGAGCGCACCGACGAGGGCCATCACCTGTGGTACTCGGGCAAGCACAAGACCCAGGGCGGCAACGTGCAGATCCTCGCCGACCCGGGCGGGTTCCCGGTGTGGTCGAGCGAGGTCGAACCAGGCAGCATGCACGACATCACCGCTGCCCGCGCCCACTGTCTGGGCGCGCTGTACAAGGCCGCCGCCGACGGTCTGCCGACCCTGACCGACAAGGGCTACCGAAGGGCCGGGATCGGGGTGCACAGCCCGATCAAAGGCCGTCACCTCGATGTCGCCAATCGCAGCTACAACACGCTGCTCACCGCGATTCGGGCAATCGGGGAACGCGCCAATGCCGAACTCAAGCAACGCTGGCGGTGTCTTCGGCGAATCAGACTGTGCCCAACCAGAATCGGACAGGGGTAA
- a CDS encoding SHOCT domain-containing protein, producing the protein MMFWSDHDMSGWGYAGMVIGMVLFWALIIVAIVALIRSSTGSAQTRSIPQLPPYTESPEQVLAARFARGEIDEAEYQHRLAVLRGATPR; encoded by the coding sequence ATGATGTTCTGGTCCGACCACGACATGAGCGGATGGGGATACGCAGGCATGGTCATTGGAATGGTCTTGTTCTGGGCCCTCATCATCGTCGCGATCGTCGCCCTGATCCGGTCCAGCACCGGTAGCGCTCAGACTCGATCGATTCCGCAGCTCCCGCCGTACACCGAATCACCGGAGCAAGTGCTGGCCGCGCGATTCGCCCGCGGGGAGATCGACGAAGCCGAATACCAACATCGGCTGGCCGTCCTCCGCGGCGCCACGCCCCGTTAA
- a CDS encoding multicopper oxidase family protein, whose protein sequence is MSRQTLAAAAMTRRGFLAASILGGAALVACGRSVTSTAPTVANQAGAIAAAEAARPHTGKTVTARLAPGAADLDLGGTKARTLAYNDQLPGPLIRADVGDEIAVTVDNGLDHASSVHWHGIAVRNDMDGASPATPNIESGSSFTYRFSSPYPGTYWAHPHTGLDTDYGLYVPVIIDDPAEAGRYDAEWIVMLDDWTSGVGTSPEEIVKGLRSMGMGGGSMPGMPGMGGMGQMPGRGGMGSMPGVGGAGASDLLGGDGGDVSYPYYLINGRIPAAATTFTAKPGQRIRIRIINAAADTAFRVALAGHRMTVTHTDGFPVVPTDVDAVLLGMGERYDVMVTAGDGVFALVASAEGKNAVARALLSTGAGSAPDAAFRPPQLTGRVGTVDTFTATTEVQLPTNSDIALQAHLSGTMMHYDWMINGRPYDRTVPLTVHQGQHATLTFTNQTMMWHPMHLHGHTYQVIKPDGSAGPRKDTVIVKPMQTVTVRLVADNPGIWMLHCHNGYHMDAGMMTTLNYTG, encoded by the coding sequence ATGAGTCGACAAACCCTTGCAGCGGCAGCGATGACGCGGCGCGGATTTCTGGCCGCGAGCATTCTCGGCGGAGCGGCGCTTGTAGCGTGCGGGCGTTCTGTCACCAGTACCGCCCCGACGGTCGCCAACCAAGCCGGTGCCATCGCCGCCGCGGAGGCCGCCCGCCCGCATACCGGGAAGACGGTCACCGCCCGGCTGGCACCCGGGGCGGCCGACCTCGACCTCGGCGGGACCAAAGCGCGCACCCTGGCCTACAACGATCAGCTTCCCGGTCCGCTGATCCGGGCCGATGTGGGTGACGAGATCGCGGTGACCGTCGACAACGGACTGGATCACGCATCGTCGGTGCACTGGCATGGCATCGCCGTGCGCAACGATATGGACGGTGCGTCACCGGCGACCCCCAACATCGAATCGGGTTCGAGTTTTACGTATCGGTTCAGCTCGCCGTATCCGGGAACCTACTGGGCCCATCCGCACACCGGGCTGGACACCGATTACGGCCTCTACGTGCCGGTCATCATCGACGACCCGGCCGAGGCGGGCCGCTACGACGCCGAGTGGATCGTGATGCTCGACGATTGGACTTCCGGAGTCGGAACCAGTCCTGAGGAGATCGTCAAGGGATTGCGGTCGATGGGCATGGGCGGCGGCTCCATGCCCGGGATGCCCGGCATGGGAGGCATGGGGCAGATGCCCGGCAGGGGCGGGATGGGGTCGATGCCGGGTGTCGGTGGTGCCGGCGCCAGTGATCTGCTCGGGGGAGACGGCGGCGACGTCAGCTACCCGTACTACCTCATCAACGGCCGGATCCCCGCCGCGGCGACGACGTTCACCGCGAAACCCGGGCAGCGCATCCGGATTCGCATCATCAACGCCGCCGCCGACACCGCCTTCCGGGTCGCACTGGCCGGGCACCGCATGACGGTCACCCACACCGATGGCTTCCCGGTCGTGCCCACCGACGTCGATGCCGTGCTGCTGGGCATGGGGGAGCGCTACGACGTGATGGTGACCGCCGGCGACGGGGTGTTCGCGTTGGTTGCCTCGGCCGAGGGCAAGAATGCCGTCGCCCGCGCGCTGCTGTCGACTGGTGCCGGTAGCGCACCCGACGCCGCCTTCCGGCCCCCGCAACTGACCGGCCGGGTCGGCACCGTCGACACCTTCACTGCCACAACGGAAGTCCAGTTACCCACCAACAGCGACATCGCGCTGCAGGCGCACCTGTCGGGCACGATGATGCACTACGACTGGATGATCAACGGCCGGCCCTATGATCGGACCGTCCCGTTGACCGTCCATCAGGGCCAGCACGCCACCCTGACCTTCACCAACCAGACCATGATGTGGCACCCGATGCATCTGCACGGCCACACCTACCAGGTCATCAAACCCGACGGCAGCGCCGGGCCGCGCAAGGACACCGTCATCGTCAAACCCATGCAGACCGTGACCGTCAGGCTCGTCGCCGACAATCCCGGTATCTGGATGCTGCACTGCCACAACGGCTATCACATGGATGCCGGAATGATGACCACCCTGAACTACACCGGCTGA
- a CDS encoding response regulator transcription factor, producing MDADSKASADSANPKYRALVVDDEAPLAEVVASYLKREHFEVTQCHSGTDAVTLARQVDPDVVVLDLGLPGLDGVEVCRQLRTFSDAYVVMLTARDTEVDTIVGLSVGADDYITKPFSPRELVARIRAMLRRPRAVGAPTSPASGVATDVLPPRVFGPLSVDVASRQVFVDEEPIPLTRTEFDILAALSSRPGVVWSRTQLIDTVWGEPWVGNDHLVDVHVGHVRRKLGDDPANPRFIYTVRGVGYRMGTGQ from the coding sequence ATGGACGCCGACTCGAAGGCATCAGCAGACAGCGCCAATCCCAAATACCGCGCCCTGGTGGTCGATGACGAGGCACCGCTGGCAGAGGTCGTCGCCAGCTACTTGAAGCGGGAGCACTTCGAGGTGACGCAGTGTCACAGCGGAACCGACGCGGTGACCCTGGCGCGACAGGTAGACCCGGATGTCGTTGTGCTCGATCTGGGCCTACCGGGGCTGGACGGCGTGGAGGTGTGCCGCCAACTGCGGACGTTCTCCGACGCGTACGTGGTGATGCTGACCGCCCGCGATACCGAGGTGGACACGATCGTCGGCTTGTCGGTCGGCGCAGACGACTACATCACCAAACCGTTCAGTCCACGGGAGCTGGTCGCGCGGATCCGTGCCATGCTGCGCCGGCCGCGGGCCGTCGGCGCGCCGACGTCTCCTGCCAGCGGGGTGGCCACCGACGTCCTGCCACCACGGGTATTCGGCCCGCTGTCCGTCGACGTCGCGAGTCGGCAGGTGTTTGTCGACGAGGAGCCAATTCCCTTGACACGCACAGAATTCGACATCCTGGCCGCCCTGTCGTCGCGGCCGGGCGTGGTGTGGAGCCGCACTCAGCTCATTGACACGGTGTGGGGCGAACCGTGGGTGGGCAACGACCACCTCGTCGACGTCCACGTCGGCCACGTTCGGCGCAAACTGGGCGACGACCCAGCCAACCCAAGGTTCATCTACACCGTCCGCGGTGTCGGCTACCGGATGGGGACTGGACAGTGA
- a CDS encoding sensor histidine kinase, whose protein sequence is MRRRLLLAQTLVLLAGGVTTWVVASVVGPPLFREHLHRAGVAHDSNDQFHAEQAYQHATALSIAVAITVAALTAFIVTAILSRRLQHSITEVAAAASAVAEGHYDIRVASPRLGDEVDELATAFNRMAERLQAVESTRRQLFGDLAHEIRTPVAVLGAYLEAVEDGVKPLDQPTIVMLREQAGRLVRFSADAAALAQAEEAQAAITPGWVDAGEVARTASAAIADRYAAKNVTLSTRIGGAVRLWADRQRLAQVLGNLLDNALRHTAAGGQVTLAVTQVAGEVVFTVADDGDGIAAGHLPHIFERFYRADSARDRGRGGSGIGLAIVKALTEAHGGHISVASRGPGQGTTFIVAVPILGPAAARDYGQRVGAPTNW, encoded by the coding sequence ATGCGCCGCCGGCTTTTGCTCGCCCAGACACTGGTGCTTCTCGCGGGTGGGGTCACCACCTGGGTGGTGGCGTCGGTGGTCGGACCGCCGTTGTTCCGGGAACACCTGCACAGAGCTGGCGTCGCCCACGACTCCAACGACCAGTTCCACGCCGAGCAGGCGTACCAGCATGCCACCGCGCTGTCCATTGCGGTCGCGATCACGGTGGCCGCCCTGACGGCGTTCATCGTCACCGCTATCTTGAGCCGGCGCCTGCAGCACTCGATCACCGAAGTCGCTGCGGCCGCGTCGGCCGTGGCCGAGGGACATTACGACATCCGCGTTGCCTCGCCCCGGCTCGGCGACGAGGTCGATGAGCTGGCGACGGCGTTCAACCGAATGGCTGAACGGCTCCAAGCCGTGGAATCGACCCGCCGCCAGTTGTTCGGTGACCTTGCCCACGAGATCCGCACGCCCGTGGCGGTGTTGGGAGCCTATTTGGAAGCCGTGGAAGACGGCGTGAAGCCCCTCGACCAGCCGACCATCGTGATGCTGCGCGAGCAGGCCGGTCGATTGGTGCGCTTCTCCGCCGACGCCGCCGCTCTCGCCCAGGCCGAAGAGGCCCAGGCCGCCATCACCCCGGGGTGGGTGGACGCGGGAGAGGTCGCGAGAACAGCCAGCGCCGCGATAGCCGATCGCTATGCCGCCAAGAACGTCACCCTCAGCACCCGCATCGGCGGCGCGGTCCGCCTGTGGGCAGATCGGCAACGGCTGGCGCAGGTGTTGGGAAACCTACTCGATAACGCGCTGCGCCATACCGCGGCCGGCGGTCAGGTCACCCTGGCGGTCACCCAGGTCGCCGGCGAGGTTGTGTTCACCGTCGCCGACGACGGTGATGGCATCGCGGCTGGGCATCTCCCCCACATCTTCGAGCGCTTCTATCGCGCCGACTCCGCCCGCGACCGTGGGCGGGGAGGCTCCGGCATCGGTCTGGCCATCGTCAAGGCGCTCACCGAGGCCCACGGCGGCCACATCAGTGTGGCCAGCCGCGGGCCGGGTCAGGGAACCACGTTCATCGTCGCGGTGCCGATCCTTGGGCCGGCAGCGGCGCGCGATTACGGTCAGCGCGTCGGCGCCCCGACTAATTGGTAA
- a CDS encoding copper chaperone, which produces MTAELQTLDTVTSVTVDVVPQGDSAVTVTSFADLPQNSARDAVERAGYQLVGAPTR; this is translated from the coding sequence GTGACTGCCGAACTCCAGACGCTGGACACTGTCACCAGCGTGACAGTCGACGTTGTCCCGCAGGGCGATTCAGCGGTCACCGTGACCAGCTTCGCTGACCTGCCGCAGAACTCGGCGCGCGACGCGGTCGAGCGCGCCGGTTACCAATTAGTCGGGGCGCCGACGCGCTGA